A part of Microbulbifer sp. MI-G genomic DNA contains:
- a CDS encoding IS3 family transposase (programmed frameshift), giving the protein MSKRPGYSPEVRERAVRMVLTGEHEHQSRWAAITSIASKIGCTPETLRSWVNKMEVDNGTKPGTTSSDAARLKELEREVRELKRANEILRKAAAFFGPGGARPQTEVMVAFIDQEREAHGVESICEVLPIAPSTFYRCKHLQANPEQRCARAQRDDELKPEIQRIYEENHRVYGARKVWKQLNREDVKVARCTVERLMKVLQLEGVRRGKRCVTTIPDELVDKPLDLVNREFTAERPNQLWVADITYVATWSGFVYVAFVVDVFSRHIVGWRVLKSLQTDIVLDALEQALWARGKPRGVTHHSDRGSQYLSIRYTERLSEAGFQASVGSVGDSYDNALAETINGLFKAEVIHRAGPWKGLDEVEHATLTWVDWFNHRRILGPIGDMPPAEYENLYYQQTESAQAA; this is encoded by the exons ATGAGCAAACGACCTGGATACTCCCCCGAAGTACGGGAACGCGCAGTTCGCATGGTGTTGACCGGCGAGCACGAGCACCAATCACGCTGGGCAGCGATCACATCTATCGCTTCCAAGATCGGCTGCACACCCGAGACCCTACGATCATGGGTCAACAAGATGGAAGTCGACAATGGTACTAAACCCGGCACCACCAGCAGCGACGCAGCCCGCCTCAAAGAGCTGGAGCGCGAAGTCCGTGAGCTGAAGCGCGCTAACGAGATCTTGCGCAAGGCTGCCGCTTTTTTCG GCCCAGGCGGAGCTCGACCGCAAACCGAAGTAATGGTGGCATTCATTGACCAGGAACGTGAGGCGCACGGTGTCGAGTCAATCTGTGAGGTTCTGCCGATTGCACCGTCGACCTTTTACCGCTGCAAGCATCTACAGGCCAATCCAGAGCAACGCTGTGCGCGCGCTCAACGTGACGATGAGCTGAAGCCTGAGATCCAGCGGATCTACGAAGAAAACCACCGCGTCTATGGTGCACGCAAGGTCTGGAAGCAGCTTAACCGTGAAGACGTAAAGGTCGCCCGCTGCACAGTTGAACGGCTGATGAAGGTACTGCAATTGGAAGGTGTTCGAAGAGGCAAACGTTGCGTTACGACTATCCCGGATGAGCTGGTCGATAAGCCGCTGGATCTGGTGAATCGCGAGTTTACGGCAGAGCGCCCCAACCAGCTTTGGGTGGCCGACATAACCTATGTCGCAACTTGGTCTGGTTTTGTTTATGTCGCATTCGTTGTCGACGTATTCTCCCGCCACATTGTTGGCTGGCGCGTATTAAAGAGCCTTCAAACCGACATTGTGCTTGATGCTCTGGAGCAGGCACTCTGGGCGCGAGGTAAGCCCCGTGGCGTTACCCATCACAGTGATCGAGGTAGTCAGTACCTGTCAATTCGATATACCGAGCGGCTTAGTGAGGCGGGTTTTCAGGCGTCAGTCGGCAGTGTCGGCGACTCCTACGACAACGCACTGGCAGAAACCATCAACGGTTTATTCAAGGCGGAGGTCATCCACAGGGCAGGTCCCTGGAAAGGGCTGGATGAGGTTGAACATGCAACCTTGACCTGGGTCGACTGGTTTAACCATCGCCGTATTCTTGGGCCAATTGGCGATATGCCTCCAGCTGAATACGAAAACCTGTATTATCAACAAACCGAGTCTGCCCAAGCGGCATGA